CCTTCTTTTTCTCTAATCCTTGCTTCTTTCTTTGCTCTTGCAAGTCTAACAACATCATTAATACTCTTAGAAAATCCAATACCTGAACCCCAATCCAAGACATAAAACTGGTTTGTTCATTATTAATGACCCTACTTGAATATCAATGCCATCAATGTTAAAAATATCCCTATAGAAATAGTAATAATAGTTCCAAACATCCAATTGTGTAACCTCAATGTACTCTTAATCTCCATATTATTGATTTCCATATCCTTCCTTACAAGTGAAATCTCATTGCTTACAGAAGCAATATCTGATTTTAATTCACTTCTTACGTTATCTATCTTATTATCTAGATCTTTAATATCTGATTTTAATTCATTCCTTACATTCTCTATCCTTACATTTAGATTATTCTCTACACTATCTATCTTATTATCTAGGTCTTTAATATCTGATTTTAAGTTAACCTCTACATTGTCTATCTTATTATCTAGGTCCTTAATATCTGATTTTAAGTTAGACTCTACTTTTTCTAACTTAAGATTAAATGTATTTTCTAAATACTCAATATCCTTATACGTTAACTCATTCCTATAGTACCTATAAGATAAATCAATAGCAATATCCCTATCAATTCCTGCTTTAGTAAGCTCGGCTACTACCATTTGTTGCGTAACTATTGGCTGGGCTAGTCCCATAAATTTCTCCTTCTCCTTACTATACTATTAGTATACTTTATTTAAAAAATAAGTGAAACAAAAAATAAGGAGAATATAACAAAACCATATATTATAAAATCCATTATCTTTAAATACCTAACTTACCAATAACAAACTTGATAAGTCATCATTACTACCAAATTCTTGTAAATTACAAATTATCAAGTCAATCTGTTCTTGAATATCAAGCGTATAAAGGTCTCATTCTATTTAGTTAACCACGTATACGCTACTGATAGTAATGTTAATAATATTCCTAAACACAGAGCAATCATTATTCCAATAGCAATATATGCTTTTAATCCATTCCTTAAATTGTTTATCCTTACATCAAGATTATTTTCTGCTACAACTACGCATTGACCTCTTTTTTCCTCAGTCAATTCACCATACAATGTCAATACCAAAGCGGACTTACCATCAGCTAGTCTATGATAATAAGTAGGATAATAAGTAGCAAAAACTTTAGTATTAATTCCCAACAAAATAATAAACATACTAATATTGGAAATTCTTTTAATCATTATGTTACATAACACTGAAAAAACGCTAGCAATCATATTATTAAAACTAATAAAAATCTTTCTAAATCATTACGTACCAAAGTTTTATAACTAATATTTCTTAGTAAAAGCAAGTTCAAATGAAAAACCAGCATTCTCGTTCAAATTTATATCAAATTGAGGCTTAAATCCTCCCAAAGACATACCCAATTTTTCTCGAAGTTTCCTATTATAATTAGATACTTAAGTTCACATCTTTTTCAAAACCCCACAAAATTGTTACAACACAATATCCTTTAATCAAACTATTATCTCTTTAATTTTTCTTTAAATAAATCTAATTCATAATCAGTAGATGGTATCACTAATTCCCCACTCACTATATCTTCCTTAAGCTTTGTAAGCTTATCAACTAAATCTTTGCCAATAATACTAGAATCTTTAATAACATCTATAATGCCTTCCTTAATTCCTTTTTCAACAACACCACCAAAATTAAAATTATGACTTTTTATAATATCTGAAGAACAATCAGATATTGCCTTACCAAGATTCCTAATAACAGAAGTAATAACATGCCCATGTGCAAGATGTGATTGATCTTTATTTACTCCAATGACATAATGTCCGGGTCCAAGCTCCTTTGCAATACGAAATATACCAAATACAGCAGGACCCATTACGGGAAAAATAACATCAATTCCATCTTCAATATACATATACTTGGCAATATCCTCACCAACTGCTTCATCACGATCTTTTAAAACTCTTTTTAAGATTACTCTTGTCTTAGAATTTTCATAAAAAGCTCCAGCTCTAAACCCAACCAAAAATCTCTTAACATTCCTCATAATACTAGCACCCGTCACAAATCCAAGCTTATTACTTTTACTCATCTTAGAAGCAATATATCCAGCTAAAAATGCTCCCTCTTCTAGCCTAAAAATAATAGATAGCAAATTTTTAGGCAATTTATCCATATCATTATGACCCAAATCATCCACAATTGCATAAAAAATATGTGGATTCTCGTAAGCAAATCTTACAGAAGATTCGGAAAAATAAGAACTAACAAACCAAATAAAATTGGCACCTTCTTTTTGTAAAGCCAAAATATCTTCTGTTAATACTTCATCAAATGTCATCAATCTGTTACTTTCAATAGGATAAGGGGTTACAACTTTAGGAATAAATTTAATTCCAAACACGTTACTTACACTAGATGCCCCCTCAAAAGAATTTTGTAAATAACCATTATCATTATAATTAGCTGGGAAAAGCATTCCCATAACAAATTTCTTATCAACATCATCTGACGATTCTTTTGTAGCAAAGCAAGATATAAAAAAGAAAAGAATCAAACAGATACTTTTTGACATCATAAGTAAACCTTCTTATAATCAATTCTTTTAACAAAAAATTAAAAGAAATTAAAAAGCATAAATTATATTATAAATATTAGAATTATATATCAAATTATAAACATTTGAAATTTACTTATAGTAAAGGTAAAATAAAAAAATCAATAAAATTATCTATTCATAAATAGAGTATCAATCCAATAAATTATTGATATCCTATATTTTAATAAACCATTTGGTACATAATAATTTCATTCAAATGAATACTACAAGGCATTTTTTCCTTATAGTAAAGGTATTAATGATAATTAATATTACAAGAAATTATAAATTTAAAACAAATCAAATACGCCTAACATTTATATTATATTAAATATAATAAATTAAAGAAATCAACAAAAATAATAACAAAATATGTTTTAATATTATAAAAATCGAGTTTACTAATATTTTTAATAAAATCTATATAATAAATATTATTAAAGAAATTAGTAATAGGTTAGAGACACCATTAATATTGACACCAAGAAAAGGCAACTAAGCCAGTAAATAATTAAATTAAGAATCAATTTTAAGTTCATGTCTCTAACCACACGAGATTATAATGAAAATTCTAAAAGCCTCTATATACAAGAGAGCTTCTAAATAAAAAAACCCTAATTTTCTGACCTAAATCACATCTAAATTCCTTGATCCTAATATTTAATGGTTTAATATTTATTCCCCTCCCTTCTTATACACAGATCATAAATATTTTGTAATATATAGAAAATATATTTATAATATTAGATGTTTGTATTATTGTTTTAATTTTTCATCTTGTTCGTTACGGTAGTCGGTGCTTGAATTCTGTTATTGAAGTAGTTAATTTAGTAATAATTACATAATTAACGCATTAAATTCTTTATTTTTTTATAACAGCATCATAAAGATTCTGAAAATCTCCTAAATTAAACATAGCAACAACAGAATTTAAATGTCCATAATCAAGTTTGATTTTAAATATTTTACATGATAACAATTTTTTCTTAAAAGAAAATATTAAAGAAATTTTTAAAAACATAGCAACCAAGCAATACAATCTTGTCATAATTAACATAATCAGCAAAAACTTGACTATTAAATCCCAATATTAAAAAAATAACAAAACAATAAATATATTAATATTCAGAACAGTTTTAATCATAAAAAAATACCTATACTGTTTAAAACATAACCATTCATATAAATAGAGACTGATTTTATATTACTCCATTTTTGAATGGTTATAAAAAATATACGTATCAATACTTCTTAGTCAAAGCAAGTTCAAACGATAAAGCATCATTTTCGTTAAAATTTATATCAAATTGAGGTTTAAGACCTCCTAAAGATATAGCCAATTTTTCTTTAAGTTTTTGATTATAATTCAATGCATATGTAAATGGCATTATAAGTTCAGCAATTCGTGTAGCAAATAAAGTAATTACTCCTAAAGACACTAAAGATATTCCTAAATATGATGTATAAGAACTATGAGAAGAATAAAACCCACTACTAATTAAACCCACACCTAAAAGCTCAGATCCTAAAACCAGTAATCCACCAGTAACATCACCTTGAACGAATGAACCTATACCAAAACCAATAAATAAATTCAATAAAAAAGGCGCTAAAACAGGTTTTTCATTAACCTTATAAAGCAACATGTTCCTATCAAGACCGACTCCAGTAATTACAACATCAGAAGACATCTGATCATAACTTTTAGCAAAACTAACAACAATACCAAATAAAAATAACATCAAAATTAATACTTGTTTCATAAAAAAATTTACCTCAAAAAAATGTTAAATATTTGCAAATATATATATATGTATTAAAAGCTGCATTTAATTAAGCAATTCTAAATTTATTTAGAAAACTACTAAGATTAATATACCAAGCTGATACCCATATAAGGTCTCTACAATAGAATGTTGTAAACATTTAACACTCTAAAAAAAACTTACTTTGCTTAAAAATTCAATAAGGGTATTTATATAAAATAAAATTTTTATTCATGTATTTTTTCATGAAAAAATACACTTGATTATTAAATATGTACATAAAAGTATAATATTTAATGAATTTACACATAAATATATGTCCTTTATTTTAAATTTCAAATCTTTTATTTAAAGAAACCTAATTTACCCTAAATATAAATGAGTTGCTTTTAATTAAAATTATCTCCTCAAAGTTCTTATCTTGTCTTTAAATACATCTAATTCATAATCAGTAGATGGTATCACTAATTCCCCTTTAACTATCTGTTCTTGAAGCATTTTAATCTCATTAACTAAATCATCACCAATAACATTAGGATCTTTAATAACATCTATAATACCCTCTTTAATCCCTTCTTTAATAACACCACCCGAATCTAAATAATGATTTTGAATAGCCGATGATGAACAATCATATATTGCTTTACCAAGATTCCTAATCACAGAAGTAATAAAATGACCGGGAGCTAGATGTGATTGATCTTTATTTACTCCAATGACATAATGTCCAGTACCAAGCTCTTTTGCAATACGAAATATACCAAATACAGCAGGACCCATTACGGGAAAAATAACATCAACACCATCTTCAATATACATATACTTGGCAATATCTTCACCAACTGACTCATCAGTATGCTCTAAAACTCTTCTTAAGATTACTCTTGTTTTAGGATTTTCATAGAAAGCACCAGCTCTAAATCCAACTAAAAACCTCTCAACATTTCTCATAATACTAGCTCCAGTCACAAACCCAAGTTTTTTCTTTTTACTCATCTTAGAAGCAATATATCCGGCCAAAAACGCACCCTCTTCTACTCTAAAAGAAAAAGCTACCAAATTTTTAGGCAATTTATCCATATCATTATGACCCATATCATCCACAATTGCATAAAAAACATGTGGATTCTCGTAAGCAAATCTTATGGCCATATCTGAAAAATAAGAACTAATAAACCAAATAAAATTCACTCCTTCATTTTGCAAGGCTAAAACATCTTCTGTTAATAATTCATCAGATGTAATTAACTTTCTATCTTCAATAGGATAAGGGGTTAAAACTTTTGGAATGAGTTTAATTCCAAACACGTTACTTAACTCCAAGGCACCTTCAAAAGCATTTTGAAAATAACCATTATCATCAAAACGACCCGGGGCGATAATTCCCATAATAATTTTATGCTCAAAAACATCTCCGGCTAACTCTTCTTTAACTTGTGTGAAAAAACAAGACATAAAAAACAAAAAAAATAAAAAAAACAAATTTCTTGACAAAAGCTTCTCCTAAAAATAAACTTATAAATTTTTTGGTTTAAATAAAAAATTTATAAACAAACTATAAATAAAAATATAGCTAAATTACAAATATTAAATTTTTATTTTCATAAAAATAGTACTAAATTATAAATATTAAAATAAAATTTAATATTTATATATCAAAAAAAAATAGCTAAATTAAACTATAAAAAGAAAATCAAAAATTGATATGCAAACGATGAAAATTTAATATAACAAATAAATTTGTAAAATCTAATAAAAATAAAATTATTAATTATATTCAATAAACTTTAATTAAAAGTTATCGCCTCAAACCTCTCATCTTATTTTTAAATAAATCTAATTCATAATTACGGAAAGGTATAACTAGTTCCCTATTCACTATCTGTTCTTGAAGCCTAACAAGCTTATCAAATAAATCCTTGCCAATAATATTAGGATCTTTAACAAGATCAACAATGCCTTCCTTAATTCCTTTTTCAATAATTTCACCAGCATTAAAATCTTGCCTTCCTATCAACTTTGATGAAACCTCGTATATAGCTTTTCCAACATCTTTAATCACAGAAGCAATCACATGACCGGGGGCTAAATGTGATTGATCTTTATTTATTCCAATGACATAATATCCAGTACCAAGCTCCTTTGCAGCATGAAATATGCCAATTGCAGCTGGACCCATTACGGGGAAAATAACATCAACACCATCTTCAATATACATATGCTTAGCAACAGATTTACCTAACAATTCATCCCTATCGTCTGAAAGTCTCCTTAAAATCACTCTTGTTTTAGGATTTGCATAGAAAGCACCAGCTCTAAATCCAACTAAAAACCTTTCAACAGAACAAACATCAACACTAGTAACAAATCCAAGCTTATTACTTTTACTCATCTTAGAAGCAAGATATCCAGCTAAAAAAGATCCTTCTTCGGATCTAAAAACCATAGATACCAAATTTTTAGGCAATTTATCCTTATCTTCATGACCCAAATTATCTACCATTCCATAAAAAATATGTGGATTCTCGTAAGCAAATCTTATGGCCATATCTGAAAAATAAGAACTAATAAACCAAATAAAATTCGCTCCTTCATTTTGCAAGGCTAAAACATCTTCTGTTAATAATTCATCAGATGTAATTAACTTTCTATCTTCAATAGGATAAGGGGTTAAAACTTTTGGAATGAGTTTAATTCCAAACACGTTACTTAACTCCAAGGCACCTTCAAAAGCATTTTGAAAATAACCATTATCATCAAAACGATCTGGAAAAACAATCCCAAAAATAAATTTCTCTTCAATATCGGCTTCTGACTCTTCTGGCAAAACACATGACATAAAAAATAAAGAAAATAAAAAAAACAAATTTTTTGACAAAATCAACCCTCTCCATAAAATAAATTTTTTTATTTTAAATAAAAAAAATAAGAGACAAACTATAAATAAAAATAGTACTAAATTATAAATATTACCTTGTAGAACAAAACAATGCATAAATGATCTAGCTATAAACAATAATCAAATTATTAAAAGTATTATTAATATTTCTATTAATGATACTTTCCATATAAAGATTATAATTATTATTGTTAAAACTTAAGTAAAGTTAATATCAAATCGCTTGATAACAAAATTTAAAAATTTTGATCATAAATCACAAATAAACAACTAACTATTTACTTCACTTGGATTTTGGTGTACTAGTATTAAAACCTTCTGATAATAACTGTTCTAATGACAATCTTAAGGCCTCTCTTTTTATTGTTAATATTGGTCTTTCTTCTTCTATCTTTGAGTTTACAAATTCTTCCAATGTCTTACATTTACTTTTTATAACAGCATCATAAAGATTCTGAAAATCTCCTAAATTAAATATAGCAACAACAGAATTTAAATGTCCATAATCAAGTTTTATTTTAAAAGTTTTACATGACAACAATTTGTTCTTAAAAGAAGATATTAAAGAAGTCTTTAAAAACATAGATTTTGCATCATTGGATAAACCCCATTCTCTACTAAAAGGCTTAGTAGTAACAAATGATCCCTTATCAAAAAATAAACTAACATTAACTAAATCCATACTAATTGGTACAGAAATAATCATAGGATATCCCAAACCACGCCCGAACTCACTAGGAAATTCTATGTAAATATAATCACTACCAATATGTAAAAGACCCGAATTGTCTTTCCCTATAACTACGTATTCAGATATTTTTTTCTCAAAAGATTCATTATAAAATCCTCTTATAAAAGAAGAAGTAATATTATAACCCAAAAAATATTCATAACTATTGCCATTAATTTCATTATAATAGAGCGCAAAAACTTGACTACAAAATCCTAAGATGCAAACAAAAAAACAAACAATCAATATATTAAAATTAGTAATTCTTTTAATCATTATTAATTACACATAAAAAAGTAAATTAACATTTTCTCTTTTTTAATATTTATTATATTAATATATATTACTAATTCAACAAACCAATACCAAAAACACAAAAATTTTTGACTTAAAATAAGAAAGAGATTTAACTTCATGTGATTTTATATTAAAGACTACTAGTAAAATTCAACTTTTATTAGAATTGCAATGTATTTACTACATATTTCATTACACCAGTTACATATAAGCAATCTTATTAAAGATACAAATAAAGATAAAGACATCTTATATTGACCCAATTGACCAAAAAACAAAAAGTAAATTAAAAATACGAATTACATTAAAAATTAATATGGCCTAATTAAAGTAAAAAAACTTTAAGTCAATATAAATGATGTCTTTAACTCAAAAACTTATTTTGACAATAAATAATCAAAAAGAAAGTCCATATTTTAATACATTATTAATAGTTAAATAAATTATCTTCTTAAACCTCCTTTACAAATCAACAAAAAAATTAAATATGATAATAATAAAAATAATCTAAGAATCATATTAGACCTTTAAAATCATATAATGACCATAATAAAATGATCAAATTAAAATTCCCATTCATATCTTAGTTAACGAATAAAATTCTACACTTAATATTAAATTAACCTCCTTTAAATCAAATATTTCGAAAATACCCTTACTTGAATACAGCAAAAACATAATTTAAATGCCCACCATCATAGTAGAGATAAAAAAATAAAAAACAACTTTTAATATTCGGACACAAACCATGTTTAAAACCATATATTATTTATATCTCAATTATTTTTATATATTTATTTATATAATAAACTTTATAAATTATAAATATAAGTATATATCACAAAAATATTAAATATGTAAAAATAAATCAAATTAATAATTTCCATTATTAATTTGAAACAAAAAAATATATTTTATTATTTTATAAAGGAGTAAAATCATATGTCCAAAAATTCTGATGAAATCTTTTGTGATTCTTATGGAAAAGTCATCAAAAAAAAAGCTATGATCTGTGTCCATTGTGGAGTGTCAAAAAATAACAATTCTGAAAGCAAAATTATATTATTTTTATTATGTTTATTTTTGGGATGGTTAGGTATACATCGATTATATATTAAAAAGATCGGAACTGGTCTTTTATACATGTTTACTGGAGGTTTATTAGGAATTGGTGTTTTTATTGATTTGATAAGTATTTGCATAGGAAGTTTTTATACAAGAAATTAAGATTGACTTATTTTAATGACACATTCTATCTATTTAAATAGGTAGCTTTATACAAATCAAGCTACCTTTAAAAATAAAAAAATCAATTAACCATCTTTTTCAAAGAAAGAAATATAAAATTCCATTACCTTATCTTTCAAATTATCTTCCGTATTTTGTTGTTGACTACAATCAAAGTCCTTAACAAAAGCTGTTAAGGCTTCATCCACACTATAAAAACAATTTTTATCTATTAAACTATCAATAAAAACTTCTTTATAATCTGATATAATCAGCTCAACAATATTATCTATTAAAGCACCGGGCTTGAGTTTACAAAAATAATCACATCCTTCTTTATTAATTTCTATATCAAGATTATATTTATATTTCATTGATATCCATTTTTTAAGATATGCACGTATATATGAACGATCAATATCTTCAATAGTAAATATTGGAAAATCAACTATTGTACCATCTGTTTTCTTAGATTGCACATCAGGACTCATATAAACGTACCAAAATCTTTCTCTCTTTATATAAAGTCTAGTTACTAAATATTCCAAGCCAAATCTCATGCTTAAGCCCTATTATGAATTGCACTTAGCTTCGTTTATTTATAGATCAGAATCCTTAAAACAGCTTAAATAAAATATACATTGATATCATATAACCAAATTATCAATATTAAATATATACATATTTTTTTATAATGAATAATACATACATATATGTATCAAAAAAATATAGATTTCAAAAAAATAATAAAAACAAAAATAAAAGATATTAAATAAAAATTATTAATTATATAATTAATAATTAAACTATATTTAGCTTACTAATAACATATTTGACAACCTAAAAAAACTAAACTCCTTTGAATTACAAACTAATCTATTCAATTTGTTCTTGAATATCAAACATATTAATCAATTACCCTAATAGCATTTCCAATGTGTTGAATTTCAACAATATTCAATTTTTTGAACAATTCTGAATATAACACTACTTCTTAAGTAATCTATAAATAGATTTATATACCTTAAAAGGTACATTTATATATATATGTAATTATTATTATAAATAAGTGATTATTTCATATCTTTTAAAGATTTTTTAAATTTTGACTAAACAACCTATTAACAGATATTTCACTAAGATCCTAATGTCTGATCAATTCTGATCAATATTTAGTAACAGTCTTCTTTTATCTTTTATAACCAAACCTCTATCCATTAAATCTGATAGATATTGCCTTATTCTATAATCGGGAACTTTTGTCTCTTTATTAATTTTCCTTAAAGACTTTATAGTACGTTTATCGTCTTCTAAATTAGATGAGATAAATTCAAGTGATTTATCAACTCCTTTAAATGGCTTCTCATCTTCTTTCGAAATAGAAATTTCAGTATTTTGAATATCTTCTTTCTTACCAACCACATTTACTATAGGTAATTGAACTAAGTATAAAAACTCTTGTTCATAAAATTTATGATAAGCATTTTGTATTATGCAAAATATCATTGCTAAAAATATATCTAGACAAACAGACAATAATAGTAATAAACAAACAAAAATTATATTAAGATAATCATTCTTAGAAATAACAATAGATGTTCCATTTAATACATTAGCCGCTTTTAATTTATTATTATTTACAGCTGTTGTTTGAATCAATTGACCAAATCTAAAACGCAAATTCTCCAAAGAATCCAAATATTCATTCCTTTGATTAAATAAAGCATCATTTACTTTCTCCGCAGTCTCAATTTCATTCATGTAATCTTTCTTCATGGTTCTATATCTATAATCTAAGCTTAAATGCTTATCCCTAGCAAATTCTATACGATCATTATTCTTTTTAATCTTAATATCAATATTAGCTATTTCATCTTTAATTATCTTCTCTCTATCAGATAATATCTTACGAATACCTTCATCTTGTTCTCTTTGACTTGTCTTTATACTTAAAATAGAATCTTCAAACATCAAGCTAAAAAAACTCTCAAAACTCATCCATGAACTTACAGATTGGGTTATAAGGCCTATCAATAATAATACAAATATTGCCATTTTCTCTAAAAATGCAAACACTGAAGCCTTAACAACAACCTCTGTAACACGTCTCCTTAACAAATGTAAAAAATACAATAATATTGAAGATGGTACTATTATAACGACTATTGTTAAAGGCAATGTAAAACACAATTTAGAATTATTACCAATATTATAGTTTATAATCCCTCTATGAGAATGCAATACATTGAATAAAAATAAAAACAAAGCAAACAATATTAACCAAATATTACGAATCAAAAACTCAAAATTAAGTCTCAAAGACTCTACAATACTCAATTTAACACTATGGTTTTTTA
This genomic stretch from Borrelia coriaceae harbors:
- the bdr gene encoding Bdr family repetitive protein; its protein translation is MGLAQPIVTQQMVVAELTKAGIDRDIAIDLSYRYYRNELTYKDIEYLENTFNLKLEKVESNLKSDIKDLDNKIDNVEVNLKSDIKDLDNKIDSVENNLNVRIENVRNELKSDIKDLDNKIDNVRSELKSDIASVSNEISLVRKDMEINNMEIKSTLRLHNWMFGTIITISIGIFLTLMALIFK
- a CDS encoding BMP family ABC transporter substrate-binding protein, with amino-acid sequence MSKSICLILFFFISCFATKESSDDVDKKFVMGMLFPANYNDNGYLQNSFEGASSVSNVFGIKFIPKVVTPYPIESNRLMTFDEVLTEDILALQKEGANFIWFVSSYFSESSVRFAYENPHIFYAIVDDLGHNDMDKLPKNLLSIIFRLEEGAFLAGYIASKMSKSNKLGFVTGASIMRNVKRFLVGFRAGAFYENSKTRVILKRVLKDRDEAVGEDIAKYMYIEDGIDVIFPVMGPAVFGIFRIAKELGPGHYVIGVNKDQSHLAHGHVITSVIRNLGKAISDCSSDIIKSHNFNFGGVVEKGIKEGIIDVIKDSSIIGKDLVDKLTKLKEDIVSGELVIPSTDYELDLFKEKLKR
- a CDS encoding P13 family porin → MKQVLILMLFLFGIVVSFAKSYDQMSSDVVITGVGLDRNMLLYKVNEKPVLAPFLLNLFIGFGIGSFVQGDVTGGLLVLGSELLGVGLISSGFYSSHSSYTSYLGISLVSLGVITLFATRIAELIMPFTYALNYNQKLKEKLAISLGGLKPQFDINFNENDALSFELALTKKY
- a CDS encoding BMP family ABC transporter substrate-binding protein, which translates into the protein MSRNLFFLFFLFFMSCFFTQVKEELAGDVFEHKIIMGIIAPGRFDDNGYFQNAFEGALELSNVFGIKLIPKVLTPYPIEDRKLITSDELLTEDVLALQNEGVNFIWFISSYFSDMAIRFAYENPHVFYAIVDDMGHNDMDKLPKNLVAFSFRVEEGAFLAGYIASKMSKKKKLGFVTGASIMRNVERFLVGFRAGAFYENPKTRVILRRVLEHTDESVGEDIAKYMYIEDGVDVIFPVMGPAVFGIFRIAKELGTGHYVIGVNKDQSHLAPGHFITSVIRNLGKAIYDCSSSAIQNHYLDSGGVIKEGIKEGIIDVIKDPNVIGDDLVNEIKMLQEQIVKGELVIPSTDYELDVFKDKIRTLRR
- a CDS encoding BMP family ABC transporter substrate-binding protein, producing MSKNLFFLFSLFFMSCVLPEESEADIEEKFIFGIVFPDRFDDNGYFQNAFEGALELSNVFGIKLIPKVLTPYPIEDRKLITSDELLTEDVLALQNEGANFIWFISSYFSDMAIRFAYENPHIFYGMVDNLGHEDKDKLPKNLVSMVFRSEEGSFLAGYLASKMSKSNKLGFVTSVDVCSVERFLVGFRAGAFYANPKTRVILRRLSDDRDELLGKSVAKHMYIEDGVDVIFPVMGPAAIGIFHAAKELGTGYYVIGINKDQSHLAPGHVIASVIKDVGKAIYEVSSKLIGRQDFNAGEIIEKGIKEGIVDLVKDPNIIGKDLFDKLVRLQEQIVNRELVIPFRNYELDLFKNKMRGLRR
- a CDS encoding TM2 domain-containing protein; its protein translation is MSKNSDEIFCDSYGKVIKKKAMICVHCGVSKNNNSESKIILFLLCLFLGWLGIHRLYIKKIGTGLLYMFTGGLLGIGVFIDLISICIGSFYTRN